A single Natranaerobius thermophilus JW/NM-WN-LF DNA region contains:
- the rbfA gene encoding 30S ribosome-binding factor RbfA, with protein sequence MSGMRKEKLQEELKKIISDILQREVKDPSVGFVTVTSVDLSGDLRHAKVFVSILGEKENQQDSLRGLEKATGFIRSELGKRVRLRHVPEIVFKFDESIEHGDHINKLLKQMNLGEDNEDNEDKENNDPGEE encoded by the coding sequence ATGAGCGGAATGAGAAAAGAAAAATTGCAAGAAGAACTTAAAAAAATTATTAGTGATATTTTACAACGAGAGGTTAAAGATCCCTCAGTTGGTTTTGTGACAGTGACTTCAGTAGATCTGTCAGGAGATCTCAGGCATGCCAAAGTTTTTGTGAGTATACTTGGCGAAAAAGAAAATCAACAGGATTCTTTGCGTGGACTGGAAAAGGCAACAGGATTTATTAGATCCGAGTTAGGAAAAAGGGTTCGCTTGCGACATGTCCCGGAAATTGTGTTTAAATTTGATGAATCCATAGAGCATGGTGATCACATCAATAAATTGCTAAAACAAATGAACCTTGGCGAGGATAATGAGGATAATGAAGACAAGGAAAACAATGATCCTGGAGAGGAATAA